ACCTCTATTTTGCCCAACTGATTTATTTCGGACTTGTGGTTTTGAAACGTTAAAAATATGAAAAAAACGAACAAAGGGCTATTCATTGCGATAGCGATTATGGGACTGTGGGGGTTAAGTCTCTCACTTTTACTCCGGCTTGATATTGTGCATATCAACACCGTGCTGATACCCATAGGGATACTTTGTCAGACTTTTCTTTATACGGGTCTGTTTATCACGGCACACGACGCGATGCATGGATCCGTTTGCCCGACCCACCTACAAGCGAATAATATAATTGGGGCAATTGCTGTTGGCTTATACGCCCTATTTTCATATCGCAAATTGTTAGAGAAGCACTGGGCGCACCACCGAACACCCGCCAGTGACACCGATCCTGATTTTCACGATGGAAAGCACAGCGGATTCTTGGCGTGGTACCCTCATTTTATGAAGGAATACCTCAGTTGGCAACAGATAGTCGGTATGGCAATTGTTTTTCAAGTTATGGAATATGTTTTGGGGATCCCAACGTTCAACCTGATACTGTTCTGGGTTGCGCCGGCATTGCTTAGCACGTTGCAACTGTTTTATTTCGGGACGTATCTACCACACCGTCTGCCGACAGGTGGGTATGATAACCCCCATCGCGCGCGGAGCAACGCGTATTCAACGTTCTGGTCGTTTATCACCTGTTACCACTTCGGGTATCATTGGGAACACCACGAGTACCCTTATGTCCCGTGGTGGCATTTGCCAGCCGTACGGAGAATGAGGGCGCGCCGCCAATGAACCCTATCATCATAGTTGTTGGAACATTTGTAGCGGTGATGCTGCTGTGGTTGTTCTTTAGACCACCGTTCGGAAAAAATGTCGTTCACCTGAACACAGATCAACGGATTGTCGCTCTTACCTACGACGATGGACCGAATCCACCTTACACCGAGCGGTTACTTGATGTCCTCGCCAAGCACAACGTCAAAGCGACGTTCTTCATGATCGGGAATCGGATCGAGAAGCATCCGGAAACGGTAAGTCGGGTTATTGCTGAAGGGCATCAGATCGGCAATCACTCCTATAGCCACCCGCTGCTCGGTTTCCTGCCACCATTCTATGTCCGACGGGAAATTGAACGCACGGACAACCTCCTACAGAAATATCACCCCTACGGAGTTTTCAAGGCAGGTGCAGTTGTGTTTCGTGCACCGGTGTTGACGAGGTTTCTGCCGGTGGCGTGGGTGCTTGCGAAAGGGAATCGCGCCCACATCAGCTGCAACGTGTGGAGTTGGGATTGGACGACACAGAACCCCGACAAGATCACTGAAACGGTATTGAAGAAGACAAGTCCGGGTTCGATTATCGTCCTACATGACGGCAAAGCAGAGAATAAGAGTGCCAACCGTTCAGGGACGATTGAGGCGACAGATCAAATCATCACGGCACTTAAACGGGATGGATATCAGTTCGTCCGGTTGTCAGATGTGGGTAATCCATAACTGTTTCTTAATCGGTGACTTCTACAGAGATTTTCGCGTGAAAAGCGTTTATCTCTCCTATTCCACCCCATTGGTTCCCAGTCACACACAATTTAAAGCGTTGACCGCGCTCGAACTGATACGTAAGTTGCCCAGTTTGACCGGGGAATATGTTCCAGATTCTGGTCAATGCGTCAAGTGCCTTCCTGTATTCGTCACTTCTTTGACTGTTCCATACTTCAGGATCCATGCCGTCGGGAACTTTTTCTGTCGGTAGTTTTTTGTCTCCGTCGAGGAGGTGGAAACTTCCTATCGCCTCATCTCTACCGACTTGGATGTCA
This genomic window from Candidatus Poribacteria bacterium contains:
- a CDS encoding beta-carotene ketolase; the encoded protein is MKKTNKGLFIAIAIMGLWGLSLSLLLRLDIVHINTVLIPIGILCQTFLYTGLFITAHDAMHGSVCPTHLQANNIIGAIAVGLYALFSYRKLLEKHWAHHRTPASDTDPDFHDGKHSGFLAWYPHFMKEYLSWQQIVGMAIVFQVMEYVLGIPTFNLILFWVAPALLSTLQLFYFGTYLPHRLPTGGYDNPHRARSNAYSTFWSFITCYHFGYHWEHHEYPYVPWWHLPAVRRMRARRQ
- a CDS encoding polysaccharide deacetylase family protein, which encodes MNPIIIVVGTFVAVMLLWLFFRPPFGKNVVHLNTDQRIVALTYDDGPNPPYTERLLDVLAKHNVKATFFMIGNRIEKHPETVSRVIAEGHQIGNHSYSHPLLGFLPPFYVRREIERTDNLLQKYHPYGVFKAGAVVFRAPVLTRFLPVAWVLAKGNRAHISCNVWSWDWTTQNPDKITETVLKKTSPGSIIVLHDGKAENKSANRSGTIEATDQIITALKRDGYQFVRLSDVGNP